ATCGAGTGCCTGGATGTCCGCATCGACCATGATCCGAGCCAGCTCGGCCGTGTCGACCTGCGGCACCCAGTCGAGCTTCTCCTTCGCCTTGGTCGCGTCGCCAACGAGGGCATCCACCTCGGTTGGCCGGAGGTAGCGCTCGTCGAAACGCACGTGCTTCTCCCAGTCGAGCCCGGCGTGCTCGAAGGCGGCAACCACGAAGTCCCGGACGGTGAAGCTGCCTCCCGTGGCCAGCACGTAGTCCTCCGGCTCATCCGCCTGCAGCATCCGCCACATGCCTTCGACGTACTCGGGGGCATAACCCCAGTCGCGGACGGCGTCGAGGTTGCCCATGTAGACGTAGTCGTCGAGTCCCGCCTGGATCCGGGCCACCGCCCGCGTGACCTTCCGCGTCACGAACGTCTCTCCGCGGCGGGGCGACTCGTGGTTGAACAGGATCCCGTTGACGGCGAAGAGCCCGTAGCCCTCGCGGTAGTTCCTGGTGACCCAGTAGGCGTAGACCTTCGCTGCACCGTAGGGCGATCGCGGGTAGAAGGGCGTCTGCTCGTTCTGGGGCGGGGGCGTGGCGCCGAACATCTCCGACGACGACGCCTGGTAGTACCGACACTTCACACCGGCGACACGAACCGCCTCGAGCAACCGCATGGCACCGATTCCCGTGGTGTTGCCCGTGTGCTCGGGTTCGTCGAAGCTGACCCGGACGTGCGACTGGGCGGCGAGGTTGTAGACCTCGTCGGGATCGATCTCGGCGAGGAGCGTGGTCAGGCGTGCGCCGTCGGAGAGGTCGCCGTAGTGCAGGAAGAGCTTGGCCTCCGGGTCGTGCGGGTCGACGTAGAGGTGGTCGATCCGCGAGGTGTTGAAGGTCGACGCCCGGCGGATCAGGCCGTGAACCTCGTACCCCTTGCCCAGCAGCAGCTCAGCAAGATAGGACCCGTCCTGCCCGGTGATGCCCGTGATCAGCGCGCGCTTCATGCTCTCCCCTGCCGATGTTGGATGCGGGCACAGCCTAGGCGAGCCTGGACCGGCCCGTGCGCGTCCACACGCCTTGCCCTCGATCCCAGCTGATGAGGCCGGGCGTGGCGCCGAGCGATCTCCGGATCGGAACCGGCAGCCATGACAGCACTTCGTGAGCTGGTGCTCGGACGTAGCCCGAGAGAAGCCTTCGCTCAAGGAATCCTTGGGCTTCCGCGCGATAGGTCTCTATCGCATCGGATAGATGCTCGCCGTGAAACCTGAAACCACCCAGGTGGGCAGCCACGACATCGAGCTGCGCTGATCGCGCGAACCTAGTCCACAGGTAGAGATCACCCGCGAGCCTCAGCGTCGCGAGCTGCTCGAAATCCAGCTCACGGTGCAGCGTGCGCAGCCAGAACGTCGACTCCTGTTGGATGAATCGCCCTCCGCGAACGCCGTAGTGGCCGGATCGAATCAACCTCTGGTCATATCGCCAAGGCACCTTGGCGGAGATCAAAGCCCCAGAAGGTGCGTAGATGGCGCGCATACCCGTCAACCACTCTGTCCCGACGTTCTCAAAGCATTCACGCACCACCGACAGGCAGTGTGGCGAGTAGTAGTCGCCGGCGTTGAGATACGACACCACGTCTCCGTCGGCGAGCATCATCCCCTTGACCAGGGCGTCGTACATCCCCTGATCCGGCTCACTGATGACCCGCAGCTCGGCACGCTCGTGATCCGCCCATGAGCCGCGAGCCTCTGCGACGGTAGCGTCGGTCGAACCGCCGTCCACGACGATGTACTGAAGAAAGACATCGTCATCGTTCAGGGCGCTCTGCGTGCGAATCGACCTGACGGTGTCGGCGATCCAGCCCTGCGCGTTGTAGCAGGGCGTCACGATGGAGAACTTCACGGCACCTCGTCGTCCTGAAGGAAGGCGGGCGGGTCGCCGGTCAACCTAGCAAGGCGCCCCGGCACGGTCACTCGTCGCGAGGATCGCCAGACCCACCACGCCAGCAGCGGAATGTGGACGCCCATCAACGAGAGGCAGGAGGCCCACACCGCACCGGCGGGCCCGAAGGCAGGGGTCATGACGAGCTTCAGGCTCACGTTGACGATCGCCGCCGCACACATGGAGAGAAGCTGGAAGCGCAGCCCCGGCGCTGTGTTGAGAACCATGGCGAAAGGCTGATGGCTGACCAGAGCCACTCCCCAAACAGCAAAGGCAAGGATCAGTGGGGCACCGGGAGTGGCCAGTCCCGCCGTGAGATGCGAGCCGAGGACGCCGACCGCCCCAGCGTAGGCCGCACCCGCTGGCAACCCGACGGCAAGAAACCCGATGCACATACGCGTCACAGCTCGAGCGCCGAGGACGGCTGACTCCCCTGCGACACGCGCGCGCGCGAAGTGGGTCCAGAGCACAGGCGCAGAGGCGGACGCGAGAACGAGGAAGAGCTGGGCGGGCCGTGCGGCGGCGGCGTACTCCCCCGTTCGTTCGACCCCCAAGAGCGCGGACACAAGCCAGTAGTCCACGTTGTAGCTGACGGCGTAGGTCAAGGAGATGGCAATCATGGGGAGGGCAACCGCAGCCTCGACCCCTTTGGTGCTCCCAGCCGACTCGGGCACGGTCTCGCGCACGAGTCGATGCAGTGCCAGTCGGCCGGCCAAGCCTGTCAACAGCGGCGCGAAAGCCGGGAGAATCACAGTGACCATGAGGGGTGCATGCATCGTGCAAGCCACCACTGTCGACACGACGGTGAAGACGGGCCCTACGACGCTGAGGGCTGCTGCAAGCCCAGGCCGACCTACTCCCTCCAGCATCCTCGTGTTGACCTGTTGCAGAACGCCCGCGAGATAGATGGCGGCAAA
The genomic region above belongs to Nocardioides coralli and contains:
- the gmd gene encoding GDP-mannose 4,6-dehydratase; this translates as MKRALITGITGQDGSYLAELLLGKGYEVHGLIRRASTFNTSRIDHLYVDPHDPEAKLFLHYGDLSDGARLTTLLAEIDPDEVYNLAAQSHVRVSFDEPEHTGNTTGIGAMRLLEAVRVAGVKCRYYQASSSEMFGATPPPQNEQTPFYPRSPYGAAKVYAYWVTRNYREGYGLFAVNGILFNHESPRRGETFVTRKVTRAVARIQAGLDDYVYMGNLDAVRDWGYAPEYVEGMWRMLQADEPEDYVLATGGSFTVRDFVVAAFEHAGLDWEKHVRFDERYLRPTEVDALVGDATKAKEKLDWVPQVDTAELARIMVDADIQALDHEGEYWIDQVRLPGWPGADQ
- a CDS encoding glycosyltransferase is translated as MKFSIVTPCYNAQGWIADTVRSIRTQSALNDDDVFLQYIVVDGGSTDATVAEARGSWADHERAELRVISEPDQGMYDALVKGMMLADGDVVSYLNAGDYYSPHCLSVVRECFENVGTEWLTGMRAIYAPSGALISAKVPWRYDQRLIRSGHYGVRGGRFIQQESTFWLRTLHRELDFEQLATLRLAGDLYLWTRFARSAQLDVVAAHLGGFRFHGEHLSDAIETYRAEAQGFLERRLLSGYVRAPAHEVLSWLPVPIRRSLGATPGLISWDRGQGVWTRTGRSRLA
- a CDS encoding lipopolysaccharide biosynthesis protein, giving the protein MSLSMVVAAFAAIYLAGVLQQVNTRMLEGVGRPGLAAALSVVGPVFTVVSTVVACTMHAPLMVTVILPAFAPLLTGLAGRLALHRLVRETVPESAGSTKGVEAAVALPMIAISLTYAVSYNVDYWLVSALLGVERTGEYAAAARPAQLFLVLASASAPVLWTHFARARVAGESAVLGARAVTRMCIGFLAVGLPAGAAYAGAVGVLGSHLTAGLATPGAPLILAFAVWGVALVSHQPFAMVLNTAPGLRFQLLSMCAAAIVNVSLKLVMTPAFGPAGAVWASCLSLMGVHIPLLAWWVWRSSRRVTVPGRLARLTGDPPAFLQDDEVP